GGATAGGTGCGCCCAAGATCGTTCACATCGGCAGAAAGCTGATAGACGGTACACCCCTCAGGAATAGCCGAGCCTTCGGTATAGAGAATGGTAATGAGCGATTTGCCGCCAATGGCGAAAATGGCGTCATACTGGGAGAGCACTTCGGCAATACCGCGCGCCGTGGTGGGCAGGTTGCCACGCCATAGCGGATGGGCGGTCGGGAAGGGGACGCGCGAGGGCCAGGAAGAGCCATAGACGGGCGCACCCAGTGTCTCGGCCAGAGCGGCCGTTTCGGCGGCGGCGCGGCTGGCATGGATTTCGTCGCCTGCAATCAGGGCAAGGCGCCCGGGCGCGATGGCGGCAAGGGCATTTGCCAGTTCTGGCAGGGCGCCGGCGACGGCATTGCGGTCGATGCGTGAAGGGGCCCCGGCACTGACGGTGCTCATCTCCTCCATCACGTCCATGGGCAAGGACAGAAAGATCGGGCCGGAAGGTGCGGCATCGGCGTCATGAAAGGCGCGCCGAACCAGCGTGGGAAGTTGCTCGGCAGAGGCAACTTCCTTGCCCCATTTCACCGCAGGCTCGGCAATTTTCAGAAGATCACCAAACAGGAGCGGATCGGTCACGGCGTGGCGCAGATCCTGCTGCCCTGCCGTGACGACAAGAGGTGTTTGCGAGACATGGGCGTTGAGCAGGTTACCCATGCCATGACCCAGGCCGCCTGCTGTATGCAGGTTGAGAAAACCTGGTCGGCCCGCTGCCTGGGCATAGCCATCGGCCATGGCCACGGCGCTCGCCTCCTGCAGGCCGAGGATGTAGCTGATATCGGGCCGGCGCAGCAGACTATCCATAAGAGGAAGCTCCGTCGTGCCGGGGTTGCCGAAGATATACTCGACCCCCTCGCTTGCGAGGATTTCGAGCAGGATATCGGCACCACTGCGGGCGTCGAGCGTGCTTGTCTTGGCGAAGCTGGCTGACATGGTCTGGCTCCAGAAAGGGCGTTTTTGCGGGATGTTGGCCAGTTGAGCCAGCATCCTT
The sequence above is drawn from the Asaia bogorensis NBRC 16594 genome and encodes:
- a CDS encoding thiamine pyrophosphate-binding protein, translated to MSASFAKTSTLDARSGADILLEILASEGVEYIFGNPGTTELPLMDSLLRRPDISYILGLQEASAVAMADGYAQAAGRPGFLNLHTAGGLGHGMGNLLNAHVSQTPLVVTAGQQDLRHAVTDPLLFGDLLKIAEPAVKWGKEVASAEQLPTLVRRAFHDADAAPSGPIFLSLPMDVMEEMSTVSAGAPSRIDRNAVAGALPELANALAAIAPGRLALIAGDEIHASRAAAETAALAETLGAPVYGSSWPSRVPFPTAHPLWRGNLPTTARGIAEVLSQYDAIFAIGGKSLITILYTEGSAIPEGCTVYQLSADVNDLGRTYPTALSTCGHLKASLNALQSLVENASLAHAPAYDALRRKAATQRASERATLHGRADAAMNEAVIPPILAAREAVRAVGPDTPIVDEAIATSGFVRSFLESSDPSQYSFLRGGALGWGMPAAIGCSLGLKREPVVCLVGDGAALYSPQALWTAAHENLPITFVVMNNCEYNVLKNFMRGQQNYTAAQTGRFIAMDIVNPTIDYQALATSMGLPAQRLTRAGDIAPAIQAGIASGKANLIEIMISR